The following is a genomic window from Trachemys scripta elegans isolate TJP31775 chromosome 7, CAS_Tse_1.0, whole genome shotgun sequence.
agagacaagctttcaagctcttcAACAGGACATTGTACCAAGAGAAGATATTACCTTGGCCcttcttctctctctaatatcctcggaccaacaacaatactgcatatagACAGAATCATACACTTTCTGAGGACCAAATATAAGGAAGCAaaacacagttttaaacaaatatgAAGATTTAtttccacttaaaaaaataaaaaaatatactggGGTATGCAATATAAAGATCCAAATTATTGCAAAGAAAAACAGAATCAGATTAGACATTTAACGCCATCCAGAAgcaaccttttttaaaataagatagtTTCTTGGAATTCTTAATGCACACTATGTGTGTTGTTTCTATTCATATCACAAGTCCTCCTAGAACATcaagaaaatatttctctgtatatataaaaacacagtAACACAATATGCTTTATAAAAGCTAGCATGTTCAAAGGAAAGAAGGCAGCGAGTATCTCAATACTTTCCTTATAATGTGACATTGTTTCCAAACAAGTAGTAACAGACATTACATATGCAATTccataaatatatatacaaacattAAATTAGATTTGTTATAAATGTTTtcacataatatatatatatttctgtggCTCTGAAAAAAATATACTCTTCGCTTTACAAAATTAGGTAGGTAACAGACGAATTGCCTGTTATTGTTGTGAACGTGCGTGAGCAAGTGTTCCAAATAGTCTGTCCCAGTGGGTGAAGTAAGGAGCATAGTTACATTTGAACTTCAGGTGATGGAGATCATGATGCGGAGCTCCTCCATACAAGCCAAATGGCATCAGTCTGTTTGTTGACCATGGCAGTTCATAGCCTGAATGATCCTCCACTGACAGCCAGATATTAACAAGGAAGAAAATCATTTCTGTCAAAGGATGGCACTTCAgcaacactggatttatggcagCAAAAAATCCCAGTGAAAGTAACTCCCAAACACTTGAGTACTGTGTGGTAAGAGCAAATGTAGATACATGCTTATGATGAACCTTGTGAAAAGTCTTGTAGAGCCAAGGCACCTTATGATGAAGCAAATGCCACAGAAAATACTGGAAGTCAAAGAGAAGCAGGCAAACCGTTACATCCAGCAGGACCCTCGGCAGGTCTGGAGCCATTACTGGTAAATCCACTGGTCTCCAGTACCAATGAGCAACTGTCACTGGGAAGATAAAGACAGCGTGATGATAGACACACTGAACCATACACGGTACCATCATTCCCAGAGTTGGATAACTCAGAGGCTGGATTTTGTATTTTCTCACGGCTGGTACTTTAGTGCTTAAGAAGTCCAGTGCAATGTAAGGAAGACAGAAAGTCAGGTAAGCTGTAAACGAAAACAGCACTGGAAAGTAAGGGGACTTGAGTAATTGCTCCTTTGCTTTGACAAAGTCCcagaggagctgcagagtgcctgGGTCTAGCCTCTTCTCCATCCCGTAACTGAGGAGCACTCTGTGGTGCACGCTGCAGTTCATGTTGATGCTGTCTGAGGCTGCTGTGATTGTGCTGCTTTTGTAAGACTTTACCCCACCCACTTAGTGACATCACACACAGCATGGTCACAAGCACTCCAGAAGGAAATCACTCTCCTCCAAAAACAACAAAGTGCACTACTGCGTCAGAGCTGGTATATGCGTCTCATCTACACTGGAGACTAATTTAGGAAATTGATGTATAGTTACAGGACCAGGCAATCATTAATATACTAAACCCCCCTCACTGTATAATATGAATGGTAACTAGAAACAAACGAGTGTGCTATCCCTGAACAATAGAAACAGGAGAAAAGGTTGGAGTAGGATTTTCTGTGCCACTTCACCCCAGACAGTTTAAAGAGCTGTCATTTTACCATTTTGTAAATCAAAGCAGTGGCAGCTCTGGCTCAACGCCCATAGCTACACATTAATCAGGTCAAAATGTTGTATTTTTTCTATAATTCATACTAAAAGATTTACCTGAATTTAAACCCCACATATGACCCCCAAACTCTTTTGAGGTGAGAAGGGTAGAAATTGGAACCCAGGTCCACACATATTTTGCAAACAGCCCGGATTCCTCTCTGTAAACAGTCCTTACACACGCCCCTGCCAAGTATACAACCATGTGCTTTATTTACCATATGCTATACAAGTGCTTGTCCCTATCAACATAAGGCTTTTACCTTCTGCCCAGACACAGGGCTTGGTTTCCCTGGCCTTTCCTTCCAACCTTCCCTACCCTACCCTCCTCTCTTTTCACTGTCCTCTGCTGACAAGCTGAATCACTTTAACTGGTTAATCACCTGGTGCTCAATCAATTATCTTATCAATTTGTGCCATGTGGGGATGCTTAAAAAGTGCATAAAGCGGTGAGTCTGGCTTAGGCTACTCACTCCTAATCTCCATAATGGGCACAATCAACCCCCCCAAATCAGGCTGTGGAGCTGAATTTGTGCCTTTGGCCCAAATCGGTCTAGTTCACAGCACATATTCAAGTTGTGATCCTGCACCCACTAAAGGAAGTGACATTGACTTAAGCTGGGTGCAAAATTGGGCCCttggtaattttattttatttaaatacatcatCTCACATCAAAATGAGGTGTTTTTGTCAGCCCACATCAAATAGTACAACATTAacgcacactagggaacttttagtacgcaccagcagggtccacatgggccagttagcACACAACACTTTagtgcacactagaatttacactcCTCTGGTGCAGACTAACGCACCACATGGACAAGCCCCAAGGTTTCTGTGTCAGtgtaaaacaaactgaaaagcaTTTCAGTTACTGAGCACACTACTGAAATAAGTACTTTCATTGCCTCTTTGTATTTAACTCGTCATTATACACCGAGCTTTTCACTCAGTTCATGATGCCGCCAAAGTTTCCATATGCTACAGGATTGCAAATTGGTACTTCACAAAAATCAGAGGGTCTTGCTTTAGAGATTAGGTTGAACAACCCATATATTGGAATGAGGTCCTGCAGATGAATCCCACAGAATGCACATGAGTGCATGACTCCAAAACCCTCTCCCAGTCCCAGCTGCCAGGGGTGAGGCTCACAATGTGGAGCTCCTCTGCACAAGTCTAACAGCTTGATGAAGGAAATTCAGACCCTGAAAGATCCACCATCAAGAACAAAATGTTAACAATGAAGAACATTCTGTATTTGTTTTCCCAGAATATTTTGATAGGGACCCAAGATCAGCActcagagcaggggggagggggtcaaatTCCATCCTACTGTCCACAGTTATGGGGATAGAGGATAGATCAGAGGGCAGGTCCCAATGCACATTAAGTCCCTTATCGGAAAAGGGAGTTGGGGAGAAGGGTAGACAAGCTCTGTAGgacagcagctggagaggagagtCATTCAAGCCTTGCCTAAGCTACAGATATTACTGCAAAGGAGGTAAAAGCTTCCCTGTCTCTTATTTTGGAACATGCCACTAAACATGATACAAAAAGGAAAGATAACTTGGGTCCTTACATAAAGACTCACCTCCAAGAAGCTGTGTGAAACAAGTTGTATAATCCCTGTGGTTGAGGTCTGTAAAAACAGCATGTGCTAATAGCTAATTGGTTTGTTCTGAGGTTGTTCAGAAAGCCCCTTTAAGATAACAGGAACTAGATGCAGAGTATTATTTATGAGTGCATCTGCACCACCTTGTGACCAAAACCAGATTTCAAATGGCTTTATCAATGACATAAGATTAAGTGGTTTTAAGATATAAGCTTGTATCAGAGAGACTTAGTTATAATGGCTATTTTGGAAGTAAAGATTTGCTTTATGCTGTCATcagtatataataataataaaaaataaaaccacacacacattgATATAACTTTGATCACAATCCAAGATTTACTTAGTCCTTCAATTCAGTAATAGCAAAATTGTTTGTGCTGTCTATGGCTGAAATTAACATAACTTTaatatcagaaaaatatttatgttttgcaaggtgctgagtataGGACATAcctttatttctatttaaaaaaaaaaacaacaacaacaccctCCTACATGCCTTCAGAGGACCAGGAGAAGAAGATAAATCCAAATTCATCTTGCAGACAGCTTCACTGAAAGCTTTAGCCCACAATTCTAATCagaaactttttggcccaaatgttttaaaatgtgtagaCAAAACACACATCCTTTTGTATACACAAAACACTTGATGTGTGCACACATTGGAGTCTGAAAATACTGGGCTTATGCATATGCTTCACATGTTGCacgtctttttttaaaaaatgtagaccTGTGTGTCGATTGATTGATTAACTGTGTCTCTAGTCTCTTGCTTTCTTGATACTGATCACCTCATTAGAGTATAAGCCTAACTCAGACCTAACTCTGAACTTAAAAGTTTTACCAGTATGACTATTTCagttgtgggaggggggaggagttgaccTTTAGTAAAACAGGTACACTGATACAAGCCCTAATGTGAATGCACTTATACCAGTTGAGTTAATCTCCTGCACATACTGGAATCACCTTTATACAGATATTACTGCATCCACATTAGGAGGGGTTGTACCACTTCACCTATACTAGTATAGCTGAAATGGCACAACTTTCTACTGTCTTCAAGTCCACAATAGAAGGAATACTGTGTTCCCTTTGTTCCCATACTGATGCATTTTTATGCAGTTCCAAGTTGTTTTATACCCCCAACCCTCAAGTGTCATAATATTATACAAGTAGTAtaggaaaaaaacccttccatttccagtggaaagtttcttgcaacatcagaaattctTTGTAGAGGAAACTCATTTAAAGCGTCAAACATGGTAAGACGACACTGATGGACATATCAGGACACTCTTTATGGATGCCATTAACACAACTTCCGCTGCAAGTGATAATGTGAACCCTACCTGGAAAGTGAAAAGGAGGGCGACCCAGAGAAACATCATGCAGAACAACAGAGAAAAGTGaaatccatcaacatgacactcagaagcctgaacaTATCAGCAC
Proteins encoded in this region:
- the CH25H gene encoding cholesterol 25-hydroxylase: MNCSVHHRVLLSYGMEKRLDPGTLQLLWDFVKAKEQLLKSPYFPVLFSFTAYLTFCLPYIALDFLSTKVPAVRKYKIQPLSYPTLGMMVPCMVQCVYHHAVFIFPVTVAHWYWRPVDLPVMAPDLPRVLLDVTVCLLLFDFQYFLWHLLHHKVPWLYKTFHKVHHKHVSTFALTTQYSSVWELLSLGFFAAINPVLLKCHPLTEMIFFLVNIWLSVEDHSGYELPWSTNRLMPFGLYGGAPHHDLHHLKFKCNYAPYFTHWDRLFGTLAHARSQQ